In Helianthus annuus cultivar XRQ/B chromosome 8, HanXRQr2.0-SUNRISE, whole genome shotgun sequence, a single genomic region encodes these proteins:
- the LOC110870179 gene encoding LOW QUALITY PROTEIN: long-chain-alcohol oxidase FAO4A (The sequence of the model RefSeq protein was modified relative to this genomic sequence to represent the inferred CDS: inserted 2 bases in 2 codons), whose product MYTALIREGVLYEELSLEEAVQKLKSYAWNMKDQASDFEKLQDPQLYKASKPMEKGSNSGVDVALYSENEGSASEHAFISNDVSPSGTTNSNQGMYSSSGAQKSQGTSLNIPKIDGSCLKMIEENMSLLASFMTAYENSCLGKLSVTEPYDWGCALEDISGAIVSQAFIAEIVNEEVYEEVVEETSIEELAVVAEVLGEELDSGNVAENEDSSIEETVNEKNENPCWKAIDYCGPDPDFTKQLQHSINTETYFGPLYKGIVRLNKPHNIIAEALQRSRLSISIPRYPTTHFKNPKAPSMVIKCDAVVVGSGSGGGVVAGVLAKSGYRVLVLEKGNYCARSNLSLLEGPSMDDMYLGRGLLATSNMEAMILAGSTVGGGSAINWSASIKTPVHVRNEWSECYDLELFKSKLYEEALNVVCERMGVQSQVKDEGFNNMVLRKGCEELGYPVDNIPRNSSPDHYCGWCCLGCKDGRKKGTSETWLVDLIESGNGTILPGCEAVEVIHNRKKGRDRSTAKGVLFEFIHQDGTKQVCFAKSKVTIVACGAMCTPHLLKKSGLKNPNIGKNLHIHPVVMAWGHFPSGSWPEAEKKSYKGGIMTAMSTVVADFKGSGYGAVIQTPALHPGMFSALMPWVSGSDFKARMSKFSRTAHVFALARDKGSGETHSKTSITYKMDVTDEENLKRGLEKSLRILAAAGAEEIGTHNNKGKTLNVKNVSYHEFECFVREESSRALRDISTPICSAHQMGSCRMGVQAKGSAVXSDGETWEVEGLYVADTSVFPTALGVNPMITVQXIAYCTAQSVLESLRRMKDTCYDI is encoded by the exons atgtacaccgcaTTGATTAGAGAGGGTGTTCTCTATGAGGAGCTCTCATTGGAAGAAGCTGTTCAAAAGCTGAAGAGTTATGCCTGGAATATGAaagatcaagcatctgatttcgagaagctccaagatcctcagttataTAAGGCTTCGAAACCAATGGAGAAGGGTAGTAACAGTGGAGTCGATGTTGCTTTGTATTCGGAGAATGAAGGTTctgcaagtgaacacgccttTATAAGCAACGATGTTAGTCCAAGTGGAACAACCAATTCCAATCAAGggatgtactcttctagtggagctcagaaatctcaaggaacaagtTTGAACATTCCCAAGATAGATGGAAGCTGtttgaagatgattgaagaaaatATGAGTCTATTGGCGTCCTTCATGACTGCCTACGAGAACTCCTGTCTTGGAAAGCTc agtgtgactgagccttatgactGGGGTTGTGCTTTGGAAGACATCTCAGGAGCAATTGTATCTCAagcatttatagctgaaattgtgaacgaagaagtGTATGAAGAGGTTGTCGAGGAGACTAGTATTGAGGAGCTTGCAGTTGTAGCTGAGGTTCTTGGGGAAGAGTTGGATTCGGGGAATGTTGCTGAGAATGAAGATTCCTCGATTGAAGAGACC GTAAATGAGAAGAACGAAAACCCATGTTGGAAAGCCATAGACTATTGCGGACCTGACCCTGATTTCACTAAACAACTTCAACATTCTATAAACACAGAAACTTATTTTGGGCCACTTTACAAAGGCATTGTCCGCCTCAACAAACCCCACAACATCATAGCAGAAGCGCTACAAAGATCAAGATTATCCATCTCTATTCCACGTTATCCAACCACACATTTCAAGAACCCTAAAGCTCCATCAATGGTCATAAAATGTGATGCAGTAGTAGTTGGCTCTGGCTCGGGTGGCGGTGTGGTTGCAGGGGTGCTAGCTAAATCTGGCTATCGGGTTCTAGTACTCGAGAAAGGAAACTATTGTGCAAGAAGTAATCTTTCTCTTCTTGAAGGTCCATCCATGGATGATATGTACCTTGGAAGAGGGTTGTTAGCTACAAGTAACATGGAGGCAATGATACTCGCTGGTTCGACTGtgggtggtgggtcggctataaACTGGTCGGCTTCGATCAAGACACCGGTTCATGTGCGGAACGAATGGTCTGAATGTTATGATCTAGAGTTGTTTAAGAGTAAATTATATGAAGAAGCTTTGAATGTTGTTTGTGAGAGAATGGGTGTGCAATCTCAAGTGAAAGATGAAGGGTTCAATAACATGGTTTTAAGAAAAGGGTGTGAGGAATTAGGGTATCCTGTTGATAACATTCCAAGAAACTCATCTCCAGATCACTATTGTGGGTGGTGCTGCCTTGGTTGCAAAGATGGAAGAAAGAAAG GTACATCGGAGACATGGCTAGTAGACCTAATCGAATCCGGAAACGGTACGATCTTACCTGGGTGTGAGGCTGTCGAGGTTATTCATAATCGGAAGAAAGGTAGAGATCGGAGCACCGCGAAAGGGGTCCTCTTTGAGTTCATACACCAAGACGGAACAAAACAAGTTTGTTTCGCTAAATCAAAAGTGACCATCGTAGCATGTGGAGCAATGTGTACCCCACATCTGCTTAAAAAGAGCGGCTTGAAGAACCCTAATATCGGTAAGAACTTGCATATACATCCGGTGGTGATGGCATGGGGTCATTTCCCGTCTGGAAGTTGGCCAGAAGCTGAAAAAAAGAGCTACAAGGGAGGCATAATGACTGCTATGTCCACCGTGGTTGCAGACTTCAAAGGCTCTGGATATGGTGCCGTTATACAAACACCGGCGCTGCACCCAG GTATGTTTTCAGCACTGATGCCATGGGTTTCTGGTTCCGATTTCAAGGCACGAATGTCGAAATTTTCGAGGACAGCGCACGTTTTCGCATTGGCGAGAGATAAAGGTTCCGGTGAAACACACTCGAAAACGTCGATTACTTACAAAATGGACGTCACCGATGAAGAGAATCTGAAGAGGGGGCTGGAGAAATCGCTGAGAATACTTGCAGCAGCCGGAGCAGAAGAAATTGGAACACATAACAACAAAGGGAAGACACTGAATGTAAAGAATGTGAGTTATCATGAGTTTGAGTGTTTTGTAAGAGAGGAAAGTTCGAGAGCGTTGAGAGACATATCGACACCAATATGTTCAGCTCATCAAATGGGGAGTTGTCGAATGGGTGTCCAAGCAAAGGGGTCGGCTG AATCCGACGGGGAGACATGGGAGGTGGAAGGATTGTATGTTGCGGACACGAGTGTTTTCCCGACggcattgggtgtgaatccaatGATCACTGTCC GCATTGCTTATTGCACTGCTCAGTCTGTTCTTGAATCTCTTAGAAGAATGAAGGACACCTGCTATGATATATAG